A stretch of the Aegilops tauschii subsp. strangulata cultivar AL8/78 chromosome 4, Aet v6.0, whole genome shotgun sequence genome encodes the following:
- the LOC141021699 gene encoding uncharacterized protein produces the protein MAEEPSAKRHHGETSDKSSNLDDVHVPGEKREYTKTLTGVELHGKETLDTVCTSEPHKADEMMSRLRMKSGGLYPSFIGVDVEPKRLKEFLQEQKLYTFASFSIDGDKRKLKKSGLEINPKNFIDIQRKWRVPTTRKEYDSLADVAASVIHPFYRGMKKKIDREEDHKLWGISPLPDKLIEYIGIDAYATYKSWKIIVNIITGCEISKE, from the exons ATGGCGGAGGAACCGTCTGCCAAGCGTCATCATGGGGAGACGTCCGACAAGAGCAGCAACCTCGACGATGTTCACGTCCCCGGCGAGAAGCGCGAGTACACCAAAACCCTCACAGGGGTTGAGCTCCACGGCAAGGAAACACTGGATACCGTCTGCACCAGCGAACCTCACAAGGCTGACGAGATGATGAGCAGGCTCAGGATGAAGAGCGGCGGCTTGTATCCTAGCTTCATCGGAGTTGATGTGGA GCCCAAGCGCCTCAAAGAGTTCCTGCAGGAGCAGAAATTGTACACATTTGCCAGTTTCAGCATTGACGGTGACAAGCGAAAGCTGAAGAAGTCTGGTTTGGAGATCAACCCCAAGAACTTCATCGACATTCAGCGCAAGTGGAGAGTTCCAACCACCAGAAAAGAGTATGACTCCTTGGCTGATGTTGCAGCCAGCGTCATCCACCCATTCTACAGAGGCATGAAGAAGAAGATCGACAGGGAGGAAGACCACAAACTGTGGGGGATCAGCCCGCTGCCAGACAAGCTCATAGAATACATAGGAATAGATGCGTACGCCACGTACAAGTCATGGAAGATAATTGTCAACATCATAACAGGTTGTGAAATTTCAAAAGAGTAG